AAATTCTAATTCATTATAACAATAAAAAAAGGTAGATTTCCTTCTATCGGAACATCTACCTTCTTTTTTTCCATTAACGTATTTAGCTTATTGAGAATTTATAAATTGTAGTGTGTTTATACTCTTCCCCTGCTTTAAGAATAGGAGAAGGAAAATGTTTGTGTTTTAAAGAATTGGGGAAATATTGAGTTTCAAGGCATAATCCACCCCATTTTTCATAAACAACTCCACCTTTTCCCTTGTCACAGCCATCAAAAGAATTACCAGAATAAAACTGCACACCAGGTTTTGTTGTATAAAATTCCATCAATCTTCCGCTCTTGGGTTCATACAATTCTCCTGCTTTTTCTGGACTTTTGCCACTAACATTTAATACCCAGTTATGATCATAACCCTTAACATATTTTATTTGCTCATCGTCTGAATCAATTCCATCTCTGATTGGTCTTAAAGTAGTAAAATCCATAGGTGTTCCTTTAACATCCCTGATTTCTCCTGTAGGAATACACTCATCATTAATCACAGTAAATTGATCTCCAGTAATCATGAGTTGATGATCTAGAATATCTCCTGAATCGTGACCAGCAAGATTAAAATAAGTATGGTTTGTAAGATTAACTACCGTATCTTTGTCGGAAACCGCGTAGTAATCAATTTTTAACTCATTTTTATCGTTTAAAGAATAGATGACTTTTACTTCAAGATTGCCAGGATAATTTTCTTCTCCGTCTTTGCTTAAATACGTAAGCTGTAATGCTTCTCCTTCTTCAGTTTTTATAATTTCCGGAGTCCATACCACTTTATCAAAACCTTTGATCCCACCATGAAGATGATTATTACCGTCATTCTTAACCAGATGATATACTTGTCCATTAAGCTCAAACTCAGCATTTTCTATTCGATTCGCATGACGTCCAATGATTGCTCCAAAATAAGGACCTGGTTTCTGATAGCTATCCAGATTGTCAAATCCAAGGGCTATATCATCTACTTTTCCATTTTTATCCGGTACAAAAATAGAGACGATAATCCCTCCAAAATTAGTAATTTCTGTGCTCATTCCTTGAGCATTTGAGAGTTTGAAGATAAACACCTCTGTTCCGTCTTTTGTTGTTCCAAAACTTCTTTTTGTAATCTCCATACTTTTCCCTCCAAAATATTAAAATAATTTATATAAATGAACTATTTAAAATGAAGGCCTCTTCGATTCTTTCTTTTTCTGATTGCATTAGAAATCATGGTTATAATAAAAACACCACCTATTCCGCCGCACCAATAAGGAACTGCATTAAGAGAAAACATTACATCCCAAATGGTACGTTTTTCTATTCCATATTTAGCAATAAGCTCTATTTTCGACAATTCTTCTCCGTTCAAAGTAAAAGTGACTGCTCCAACTGTCTGTCCCTCTGTAATCGGTGCTACGAGGGGCTCCTGGTTCCAGGAAATTTTTTTCTCTATGTGAGAAATATCATCTTTATGAAATAATCCTGTAAAATCTTCTTTGATCAGAACTTCCAATTCAGAAGGTCCTTTTGGAGAATGCTTTTCTACATATACTCGATCAATCACATCTCCTTTTTTAGCAACTTGATAATATTTAAAATTCTCAAATCCATAATCAAATAAGGTTTTCGCATCATTCCATCGAGCATCCGTAGGAGATTTTAATAATACGGCAATTAAATTCATATGATCTTTTGTTGCTGAAGCAACAAGACATTCCCCTGCCTCATCAGTGAATCCCGTCTTTACTCCAGTGGCATAAGGGTAATATGTGTCACTATTTCTTGAATCTAAAAGTAAATTTCTATTTCTGAAAGAAAATTTTCGTTGATTTGGGCTGGATGAGTTCCCTATATCTGCAGTAGGTTGTTTTACAATCTCTTTGAATGCAGGATTTTTTAAAGCCTCCCTTGTAATTAAGGCTAAATCATAAGCTGTTGTATAGTGGTTTTCGTTATGATACCCATGTGGATTGACAAAATACGAATCTTTTACTCCTATTTCCTTGGCTCTTTCATTCATCATATTGGCAAATTGTGCAATGGCACTGTTAAGATCCAGTTCATTATTGCCAGTAGTTTTTTTCGATATATACGAAGCAATAACATATGCAGAATCATTACCTGAAGGCAATAATAAAGATGTCAGCAAGTCTTTTAAAGTAATTTCGTCTCCAGGATTATGTCCTGCTTTACTTGCATCTAAAGGTACTTGATACACTTCATTACCTACTTTAATAACCTCATTTAAATCTGCATTTTCTAAAGCAATTAATGCAGTCAGTATTTTTGTGGTACTGGCCGGATACATTTTTTGAGTTGAATTTTTCTCATATAATACTTTACCGGTATTCTCTTCAATTAAAATTACTGCTTCTGATTGTAAAGGTAATGAAACTTCCTGAGCAGCAATAGGAATAAAATTCATCAGGAAAAACACAAAGGTCAATGCAATGCAAAACTTTCGTCTCATAATGTAAGCTCCTTCCGTTGCGCTTTTTATAAATCATGATAACCAGTACTCATTGTACCATAAAAAAGTAATAATTACATCTATTTATTCAATTCCGTTTTCCAATTTTTAAGGAAAAAAGCATCATAACCGATTAATAACCAAAAAAAGTTAGTATCCCGGGGATACTAACTTTTAACTTCTATTATTGAGCCAGTTTTAAAATATTGTAAACATCTTGCTTTCCAAGCTTTACAAAATTTCCTAATGTCCTTCTGTCCGAATCTGTACCTTTGTCCGCCATTTCTTCCAACCTGTCATCGGTAATTCCCAAACCTTCTAGACGAATTGGAAGTCCTATGGTTTTAAAGAATTCTTCCAGTTTTTCAATACCTTGTAATGCTGTTTTTTCAGGATCAAAGAAATCTTGCTCAACATTCCATACCCTAACGGCAAATTGAACAAATCTATTTATATCATGTTTATAGACATATTTCATCCATGCAGGAAAAACAACAGCTAATCCTGCCCCATGGGCAACATCATAGATTCCACTGATTTCATGTTCAATACTATGGGAAGCCCAATCTCCAACTCTTCCTGTGCTAAACAAATTATTGTGAGCCACGGTTCCTGCCCACATTACTTGTGCCCAAGCTTCATAATTCGTAGAGTCTTCAAGAACTATCGGAACATATTTAATAATGGTTTTCATCGTTGATTCAATCAGTCTGTCTATCAATTCAACACTTTTCGTATTTGTAAAATATCTTTCCATCAAATGGGCTAAAATATCAGCTGCGCCACAAGCTACCTGATATTTGGGCAGTGTAAAGGCAAGTTCAGGATTAAGTATTGAAAATCTGGGATAGATAACAGTTGAATCGACAGACCTTTTATACCAGCCATCTTCATTGGTGATCACAGAACCTGTGCTGGATTCACTACCTGCAGCTGGAATCGTTAAAATAGTTCCTATAGGAAGAGCAGCCTCAGGAACAGCTTTCCCGGTATAAAAATCCCAAACATCTCCATCATAAACAGTACCCATGGCAATAGCCTTCGCAGAATCAATTACACTTCCTCCGCCAACGGCTAAAATAAAATCAATATTATTTTCACGGCAAATTTTGATACCTTCTCTCACGAGACTTAATCTTGGATTAGGTTTTACACCAGGAAGTTCTATGTATTCAATTTCTGCAGCTTTTAAAGATGCAACCACTCTATCATACAACCCTGTTTTTTTGATACTTCCCCCACCATAATGAAGCAAAATTTTCTTGCTATAATTTCTTACTTCTTCCCCAACTGAATTTTCCATGTCTTTTCCAAAAATAATTTTTGTAGGGTTCTCAAAGATAAAATTGTCCATAAGCGCTTCCTCCTAAAATGTAATTATATTATTCTTAATTAAATTTAATCCTAATAATTCCCCCCTTTTTATACATATTACTTATATTTTAAACCGAGATAAAGAATTATTCAAGTTTTCGATGGCCGAAGACAAATCATTGGCTAATACAGCTAATTGCTCGGCTGAACTGGTTTGCTCTTCACTTGTTGCAGTAACTTCTTCTATAGAAGCAGCTGATTGCTGTACAATAGATGAAATATAATCGATCGCTTCAACCGTTTGCTGTTTCTGCCCTTCAATATCCTGAATCTTATCATTTATATCTTCTATCTGAGTAATCATTTTTTGTATAGACTGCGCCATTTCATTAAAAGCCTGATCTGTTTTATATACGATTTCCTTTTGCTCTTCAAATATTTCGTCAGAAGTTTTAACAACAGATACTGTTCTCTCAGTCTTAAGTTGGATATTAGATATAATTTGGCTTATCGTTCCAGTTGCATCCTTAGTTCCCTGAGCCAATTTACGGATTTCTTCTGCTACAACTGCAAAACCTTTCCCCGCTTCCCCTGCTCTTGCCGCTTCAATCGCTGCATTTAAAGCTAGAAGGTTTGTTTGCTCACTAATTCCAGTAATGACCTTTACAACTTGAATAATTTCTTTTGCTTCTTCATTTAATTCTTGTATCTCTCTATTAATTTTATTGGTAGATTCTATTGCATTTTTTGTTTTCTCATTTAACTGGTCCATGGTTTTGGCTGCATAGTCCCTGGAAGCTTCGGTATGTTCAATCGTTTTCATAATATCTTCAATTCTTTTTACAACATGGTTAATATTATTTGCCAGATAATCCATCAATGCATTCGTATTTTCTGCCTGCTTTGCCTGTTCTGCTGCTCCTTCTGCCAATTCATTGATAGCACTGGCAACTTGACTGGCTGCCAAAGCGGATTGCTCTGAAGAACTCTTTATAATATTTGCATCTTGCTCTACTTTCTTCGTTATACTGTCGGTTTCCAAAAGTAAATTTCTAATATTTTTGATCATGTTATTAAAACTGACCGATAATTTTCCTATTTCATTCTTTCCCGTAAGATCCAATGATACTGTCAAATCTCCCTGTTCTACTTTTCCCATAAGGTTCATAATCGTTCTAAGAGGATTGGATATACTTAATGATATAAGAATTCCAATGGCTACAGAAATCAAAATGCAGATAAGTCCTATCCAAATAATACTATTTTTTACTCTCTTCATTTCTGCCATTAAAGATGAAATCGGCTCTTTAGTTATAACTTTCCACCCATTTTTGGTGGTAGAATAACTTATTATATTACCGTTATCTCTGAAATTACCGGATAAATTTTCTCCATATATTTTGTCTAAATATTCATCCGTTACCTCAGTACCTATATTATCTGTATTTAGGTCTCCGATTATATTTTTATTTTGGTTTAATAAAAATATATTTGCATTATTGTTTAACTCCATATCTTCAAATAAGGAAGTGATCTCTTCAGAGCTGATATAAACTGCCAAAATCGCCATAGGTTTAATATCGACAATATTTTTTATAGATTTTAATAAAATGATATAGCTATATGAATCATTTAAGCCAGTAACCCATACAATTTCATCATCTGTCGATTGATTAACAATTTCTCTGTATATTTCTCCATATTCTGAATTCAACGTCTCAATTGTATTGCTTCCTCCTAAATTTATGTTTGTGCCAAATGTCTGTCCATTATCTTTATAAATATTAATACCTTTTATGCTATTATTGGAATTTTCAATAGTGAATAAAATATTATCTATTTCTATTTCAGTGTTAATCTTCTCAACTAAGTTGTCGAATTTGTCTTTTCGAAGATAATCAATCAGCGTACTGTTATACTGAATCATCTTTGGTATATTTTCTATTTCTTTAATTTTTAAATCAATATTTTTAGCCAGTTGCTGAACCATTTTTTCAGAGTAGAAGCCTACTTTTTGCTCTACAGTTTTTTCTGCATTAATATATGAAAATCCTGCAATCAGAAGCAATGGTACAATACTTAATACAATAAAAGAAGCAATCAATTTTTGCGCAATACCTATATTATTTTGAAAATTTATCCCTAAATTTAATTTCATCGGCTTCACTATACGCTTTTTCTTATTTTTTTTGGATTCTGGCTTAACTTTAAAGAGATTTTTTCTTTTCAGCATAACTATTCCCCCATCTTAGTAGACTCAACAAAAATCAAACTACTTATTGAAATATTATATATTAAAATCCTATAAAAAAATAGCCTATATAATTATGGTATATAGTGAAAAAATAACTATTTAAAATGGTATTATAAGTTAATGAATATATGTTGAAATTATAGATATTATAAGAAATAACTTTAATCAATTAAATATACAAAATAAATTAAAATATAATAGAATTTTTAATCATAACATATAATTTAATAAGCATTTTTAATCTTTAGGAGAATATCCATGCGAAAGAAAATTATGGTTAATAATATAATTTTTTTATGTATTTTATACCTTTTCGTCGCTTCAGGTTTTGCCCTCATATACTTGGTGGTAGATTCTTTGAATTTAGGATTTATTAAAGATCATTATTCCTCACTTCTTCATCAGCAGCAGTTCGTAGATAAAGTTACCCGATCCTTTTATTTTAGCATTACAACCTTATTTTCAGTTGGATATGGGGATATGACTCCCTTTGGACTCTCAAAAGGAATCGCAATTTTTGAATCTTTGATCGGCTATGTTCTTCCTTATGTAATGGTATTGAACTATATTTTGTACAATCCTAAATTTTTCAGAAAACATTTAAATAAATAATAATTAAAAACTTAAATTTATTGAATAAATCTATTTACAAAATCCATTTCATGTGTTTTAATGTATTCAGCAAAAAAAATCTTTAAACTCGGTACAGAGATACCAGTAAGATTTATCATATTTCTTAGCGTGTAAATTGGGGCTCGCCTAAGCTGAAATGTATAATCTTGCTGTGTGCAGGATTTTTTTTTGCAGTTTTTTAAAACTACAAAAAATTACAAAATTCAGGAGGTAGCATTATGACAACAAACAATAAGGTAATAGGTTATTTACCTGATGAAAGACCACCGTTTTTTGAACTCATTTTATTTGCACTGCAACAAATCGTAGTAATGTTTCCGGCAACAGTTTTAGTTGCTCTGATCACAGGATTCCATGTATCCACAACAATATTTGCCAGCGGACTTGCCACTCTGGGATTTATACTGGTTACAGGAAGAAAAATTCCATTATACTATGGTTCAAGTTTTTCCTACATTTCTGCAATTGCTTCAATCATGAGTGCAGAAGCATACGCTAATTATACACTGAATGACAAAATTTCAATCGCTCAATTTGGTATTATTATGTCAGGACTTGTTTCAATTGCTGCAGGTATAATTATTAACAAAAGTGGTAAAAAAGTCATAGATAAAGTTCTTCCTCCTACAGTAACAGGAAGTATTGCAATCATTATAGGTTTATCTTTATCTGCAAATGCTTTAGGCAATGCGTCTACTATTCCTCAAAACATTTCTGAAGCAACCCAGGGAGCTGCAACTAACTGGGCATGGGTAATAGCCATCATCACTTTATTAGCAACCATATTGTATTCAGTTTATCTTAAAGGCAAACTAAGTCAGCTTCCAATCTTATTTGGTTTATGTACAGGATATGTATCCGCTCTTATTATAGGAGCCGTAACAGGTATACCTTTTGTAAGCTTTAATACAATAGAATCTACCAGTTTTATAAGTCTTCCAATCTTTACTTTTCCAAAGCCATCATGGGCAGCAGTCGTTGCAATTATGCCTATAGCCATTGCAACAGTCCCGGAATCAACCGCCCATATCTATCAATTGGATATCTATGTAAATGACCTGGCTAAAAAGAAAGGTTCAAAGACAAAATATGATTTGGAAAACAAACTAGGATTAAATCTTATCGGGGACGGAATCGGAGACATTATATCCGCATTAATTGGAGGCCCTGCAGGAACAAATTACGGTGAGAATATCAGTGCCATGGCTATTTCAAAGAATTTCTCTGTACCAGTTCTTATAGCAGCATCCATCATCACAATGATTATTTCATGCTTTACCCCTCTGATTAATATTGTTTATTCTATACCAACTTGTGTAATCGGAGGACTTTCTATATATCTCTTTGGTGTGATCGCTGCGCAAGGGATTACTATCATGATGGACAAGCAAGTAGATATGTTCAGTTCCAAAAATCTTGCTGTGATCGCAGTTATTTTAATTATCGGCTTAGGTGGTACCTTCAATTTTGAAGGTGGAATGATTCCGATGTTCGGAACTCAATTCCCCGCTTTAGCTACAGCAGCTGTGGTAGGTATCCTTTTAAATCTCTTACTTTCTATGGGACAAAACGAATCCCCTGAGATTGAATAAAAAAATGCCTCTTGTTGGGTGAAAATGAACACAGCAAGAGGCATTTTTATGATAATGATCCAGTTCCTGCGGAATCCAATTTCTTTTTAATGTTTGCAAATCTTCTGTTACTTTTCGGGATCCCCCTGGGATCCTCTCTCTACTTTGAAGAAGATATTCCAATCATGCTTCCAATGATCCCCAGAACTATACTTATAGATAAAATAATTAACACTAAATCCTGCATCATGACTTGGAAAGGAGGCAAAGGAATGAATGGGAGCGGTCCTGACAGATAATTATAAATTTGGATCAAGACCATATATGTCAAAGTAGAAGCAATGGCCCCTCCTCCAAAAGTTAATAGCAATCCTACTATTAAAAAAGGTAAGGCAATGAAGGCTTCCGAAGCTCCTAATAGTCTTAAAGTGTTAATTTCTTCTTTGTAATTGTAAATTCCCTGTCTTATAATGTGTGAAATAATGACAACTGTAGAAATACCAACAGCTGCAATAAAAAATGCTCCTAAAATCTCAAAAGCACGTGCAATACTTCGCAGCCGAGTGAGAATCTCTCTGTTATCTCTGATATACCGAACCTCAGAAATCAATTTTAATTCTTTATGAATCGATTCGATTTTTTCAATATCAATTTTGGCTTCAAAGAAAGAATGAAAAGGATTGTCCTCAAAATATTCCAAGACTTTTGCATCTTCCCCTAATACTTTTTCCATTCTTTCATAGGCTTCCTCTTTTTGAACAATTCTTGTTTCTATGATCCCATCAATTGAATTGATTTTTTCCATCACTTTTTCCAAATTTATATCATCAAGATTTTCATCCGTATATATATTGATCTGGGCTTCCTCCTGAATTAAAGTCAATACTTCTGTACTAATACTCCATCCGGAAATAACCAAAGAAAGAATAAATAAAATAAGCCCTATACTAAAGAGAGAAAGCACATTGGACCAAAAGGTCAGTTTAAAAATTGTTTTTGCCTCTTTTATGAAATATCCTGTGTTATAAATAATGTTTTTCATTACAGTCTCCTCCCCATTGACTCCTGCTCTATGGTTCCCTTGTTCACTTTAAGCAGTATGCCTTCATTGAGATTTTCAATTAAGTGAGTCGCATGGGTGGTTATAATAACCGTTGTATCTTCGTCTTTAAAAGAACGTAAAAGTTCCATGATGCGTAATGCATTATTTACATCCAGGTTACCTGTTGGCTCATCAGCCAATATGAGGGAGGGTTTTCGTGCAACTGCCCTGGCAATAGCGACTCGCTGCCTTTCTCCCCATGATAAATTGTCTACTTTTGAAAAAGCTTTATGACTTAATCCAACCTTTTCTAAAGCTTCTAGGGCATTTTTATTCAGTTGAAGTCTGGGCATTCCCAAAACCCTCATACCTAAAATCACATTGTCAATCGCCGTTCTTCCGGGAATTAATTTAAATTCTTGAAACACAGGTCCTATACGTCTTCGTATTTCCCGAATATTTTTCTTATGTTCTTTGCTGATTTCTTTCCCTAAAACCGTCAATTTACCGGAAGTAGGCTGCTCTATGCCCATAAAAAGCTTAAGCAAACTGGTTTTACCTGATCCGCTGGGGCCAATAATATAAACAATTTCTCCTTTATTAATTTGCAAATTTACATTATTTAATGCTTTTGTACCATCGCGATATTCTAAATATACTTGGTTTGCTTCAATCATCTTCATCCACCTAACTCCATTCATTTAGAAAAAAGATATTTTGCTGGTAATTTCCAAATAACCATCCTTAATATTCACTGTATCCAATTCATTACCATATAATACCGGCTCAAGATTGAGCTTAACTTCACCATTTTTAAAT
The Defluviitalea raffinosedens genome window above contains:
- a CDS encoding aldose epimerase family protein; its protein translation is MEITKRSFGTTKDGTEVFIFKLSNAQGMSTEITNFGGIIVSIFVPDKNGKVDDIALGFDNLDSYQKPGPYFGAIIGRHANRIENAEFELNGQVYHLVKNDGNNHLHGGIKGFDKVVWTPEIIKTEEGEALQLTYLSKDGEENYPGNLEVKVIYSLNDKNELKIDYYAVSDKDTVVNLTNHTYFNLAGHDSGDILDHQLMITGDQFTVINDECIPTGEIRDVKGTPMDFTTLRPIRDGIDSDDEQIKYVKGYDHNWVLNVSGKSPEKAGELYEPKSGRLMEFYTTKPGVQFYSGNSFDGCDKGKGGVVYEKWGGLCLETQYFPNSLKHKHFPSPILKAGEEYKHTTIYKFSIS
- a CDS encoding D-alanyl-D-alanine carboxypeptidase family protein, whose amino-acid sequence is MRRKFCIALTFVFFLMNFIPIAAQEVSLPLQSEAVILIEENTGKVLYEKNSTQKMYPASTTKILTALIALENADLNEVIKVGNEVYQVPLDASKAGHNPGDEITLKDLLTSLLLPSGNDSAYVIASYISKKTTGNNELDLNSAIAQFANMMNERAKEIGVKDSYFVNPHGYHNENHYTTAYDLALITREALKNPAFKEIVKQPTADIGNSSSPNQRKFSFRNRNLLLDSRNSDTYYPYATGVKTGFTDEAGECLVASATKDHMNLIAVLLKSPTDARWNDAKTLFDYGFENFKYYQVAKKGDVIDRVYVEKHSPKGPSELEVLIKEDFTGLFHKDDISHIEKKISWNQEPLVAPITEGQTVGAVTFTLNGEELSKIELIAKYGIEKRTIWDVMFSLNAVPYWCGGIGGVFIITMISNAIRKRKNRRGLHFK
- a CDS encoding iron-containing alcohol dehydrogenase gives rise to the protein MDNFIFENPTKIIFGKDMENSVGEEVRNYSKKILLHYGGGSIKKTGLYDRVVASLKAAEIEYIELPGVKPNPRLSLVREGIKICRENNIDFILAVGGGSVIDSAKAIAMGTVYDGDVWDFYTGKAVPEAALPIGTILTIPAAGSESSTGSVITNEDGWYKRSVDSTVIYPRFSILNPELAFTLPKYQVACGAADILAHLMERYFTNTKSVELIDRLIESTMKTIIKYVPIVLEDSTNYEAWAQVMWAGTVAHNNLFSTGRVGDWASHSIEHEISGIYDVAHGAGLAVVFPAWMKYVYKHDINRFVQFAVRVWNVEQDFFDPEKTALQGIEKLEEFFKTIGLPIRLEGLGITDDRLEEMADKGTDSDRRTLGNFVKLGKQDVYNILKLAQ
- a CDS encoding methyl-accepting chemotaxis protein, giving the protein MLKRKNLFKVKPESKKNKKKRIVKPMKLNLGINFQNNIGIAQKLIASFIVLSIVPLLLIAGFSYINAEKTVEQKVGFYSEKMVQQLAKNIDLKIKEIENIPKMIQYNSTLIDYLRKDKFDNLVEKINTEIEIDNILFTIENSNNSIKGINIYKDNGQTFGTNINLGGSNTIETLNSEYGEIYREIVNQSTDDEIVWVTGLNDSYSYIILLKSIKNIVDIKPMAILAVYISSEEITSLFEDMELNNNANIFLLNQNKNIIGDLNTDNIGTEVTDEYLDKIYGENLSGNFRDNGNIISYSTTKNGWKVITKEPISSLMAEMKRVKNSIIWIGLICILISVAIGILISLSISNPLRTIMNLMGKVEQGDLTVSLDLTGKNEIGKLSVSFNNMIKNIRNLLLETDSITKKVEQDANIIKSSSEQSALAASQVASAINELAEGAAEQAKQAENTNALMDYLANNINHVVKRIEDIMKTIEHTEASRDYAAKTMDQLNEKTKNAIESTNKINREIQELNEEAKEIIQVVKVITGISEQTNLLALNAAIEAARAGEAGKGFAVVAEEIRKLAQGTKDATGTISQIISNIQLKTERTVSVVKTSDEIFEEQKEIVYKTDQAFNEMAQSIQKMITQIEDINDKIQDIEGQKQQTVEAIDYISSIVQQSAASIEEVTATSEEQTSSAEQLAVLANDLSSAIENLNNSLSRFKI
- a CDS encoding ion channel, producing the protein MRKKIMVNNIIFLCILYLFVASGFALIYLVVDSLNLGFIKDHYSSLLHQQQFVDKVTRSFYFSITTLFSVGYGDMTPFGLSKGIAIFESLIGYVLPYVMVLNYILYNPKFFRKHLNK
- a CDS encoding uracil-xanthine permease family protein, with amino-acid sequence MTTNNKVIGYLPDERPPFFELILFALQQIVVMFPATVLVALITGFHVSTTIFASGLATLGFILVTGRKIPLYYGSSFSYISAIASIMSAEAYANYTLNDKISIAQFGIIMSGLVSIAAGIIINKSGKKVIDKVLPPTVTGSIAIIIGLSLSANALGNASTIPQNISEATQGAATNWAWVIAIITLLATILYSVYLKGKLSQLPILFGLCTGYVSALIIGAVTGIPFVSFNTIESTSFISLPIFTFPKPSWAAVVAIMPIAIATVPESTAHIYQLDIYVNDLAKKKGSKTKYDLENKLGLNLIGDGIGDIISALIGGPAGTNYGENISAMAISKNFSVPVLIAASIITMIISCFTPLINIVYSIPTCVIGGLSIYLFGVIAAQGITIMMDKQVDMFSSKNLAVIAVILIIGLGGTFNFEGGMIPMFGTQFPALATAAVVGILLNLLLSMGQNESPEIE
- a CDS encoding cell division protein FtsX, whose translation is MKNIIYNTGYFIKEAKTIFKLTFWSNVLSLFSIGLILFILSLVISGWSISTEVLTLIQEEAQINIYTDENLDDINLEKVMEKINSIDGIIETRIVQKEEAYERMEKVLGEDAKVLEYFEDNPFHSFFEAKIDIEKIESIHKELKLISEVRYIRDNREILTRLRSIARAFEILGAFFIAAVGISTVVIISHIIRQGIYNYKEEINTLRLLGASEAFIALPFLIVGLLLTFGGGAIASTLTYMVLIQIYNYLSGPLPFIPLPPFQVMMQDLVLIILSISIVLGIIGSMIGISSSK
- a CDS encoding cell division ATP-binding protein FtsE, with product MIEANQVYLEYRDGTKALNNVNLQINKGEIVYIIGPSGSGKTSLLKLFMGIEQPTSGKLTVLGKEISKEHKKNIREIRRRIGPVFQEFKLIPGRTAIDNVILGMRVLGMPRLQLNKNALEALEKVGLSHKAFSKVDNLSWGERQRVAIARAVARKPSLILADEPTGNLDVNNALRIMELLRSFKDEDTTVIITTHATHLIENLNEGILLKVNKGTIEQESMGRRL